TTCTTGTCCTTCTCCTTGAGCAGCTGCGTCCGGCGGGCGTAATCATTCAGCACACGGGTATAGGCCGTCTTGAAGCCTGTCTCGTGCGTTCCCCCGCTGCGTGTAGGGATGGAGTTCACGAATGAAGCAATGGTCTCCGTATATCCCGCATTATACTGCAGCGCGATTTCCACCTCGATCTCGTCCTTCTCGGAGCTGAAATGGATCACATCATGCAGGACATCCTTGCCTTCATTGAGGAATTGCACGAACTGGCTGGCGCCGCCTTCATAAAAGAATTCATCCTGACGCCCGCTGCGCTCATCGCTCAGATTAATTCTGAGGCCTGAGTTCAGGAAGGCAATCTCCTGCACCCGTTCCGCCAGCGTATCATAGTTAAACGATATCCCTGCGGAGAAGACGCGAATATCCGGCTTGAAGGTGATCTTCGAACCGGTTTTATTCGTATTCCCCAGTATCTCAAGACCGGTTACAGGCTCACCGACATGCTCTTTGCCGTTCTTATCGACCCAGTATTCAAAGCGCTGGCGGTGAATTTTGCCTTCCCGGTAGATCTCCACTTCCAGCCACTCGGACAACGCGTTGGTTACCGAAGCCCCGACTCCATGCAGGCCGCCAGATTTCTTGTAGCCTGAGCCGCCGAATTTGCCGCCTGCATGCAGAATGGTGAATACCACCTGCGGTGTAGGGACTCCTGTCTTATGCATTCCGGTCGGTATTCCGCGTCCGTTGTCAATAACGGTCACCGATCCGTCTTTGCGCAGGGTAATATCAATCTTCGAGCAAAACTTCGCCAAATGCTCATCTACGGCATTATCCACTATTTCCCATACCAAATGGTGCAGACCCGAGGAACTCGTACTGCCAATATACATGCCGGGCCGTTTGCGGACCGCAACCAGACCTTCGAGCACCTGAATGTCGTCAGCATCGTATCCAGTCCGGGCTGCTTCGCCGTTCTTAGAGACTTTTGCAAACATATCGATCTGTTCGAGCATTCATGCTCCTCCTTCACTTGTCTTCCTATCTCTCTAAAAATGCAAACAAACGTTTTCGTTCACTTTGTACATTCTAATTCAAAATATCCCGTTTCGTAAAGACGGCGAATGAAATGATTACGGCCACAAGTCCCCAAATGCCCAGAACCGCCATCGAAAAGCCCAATGTCATGCCCTCAATCGGCGCGGGAGTGCCCGCTAAATAAGTAGTCAGTTCCATGTTGACCATAAATAAATATTTGGCCGCCGTCCAGGCGGAAGCCATGTTGGTCAGGATCGTTCCGGCAATCAGCGCTGCCATCATCACTACAATGCTCGCAGCCGTGCTGCGGACCAGAACCGATACCATGAAGGCCAGCAGGGCCACCACAATACTGACATACCAGATTAGCCCGCCCTGCATCAGCAGATACTTCCACTGCTCCACCGCATGAACCTTAGACATATCTACAGTATCACCGTTTAGCTGGAAGCCTGTGAAGACCGGAACATTGAACCCTTTATAGCCAAAAGCCAGCCCCGATATCAGATAGCTGATTACGAATACGGACAGGACAATCAGCGAGACGAACATCAGCAGCGCCGCCATTTTGCTGAACAGCACCTTCCAGCGTCTGACCGGGCGGGTCAGCAGCATTTTGATCGTGCCTGTCGTCCGCTCCCCGGAGACCAGGTCGGAAGCAACCGCCATGATCAGCAGCGGAATGAACAGCGAGACCGAATTATTGACAAACTCCCGGGTGAACGTCACTCCGCTCGGTTCGTTCGGATTCACATCATGATCCAGATAATACTGCAATTGCTGGAGAAAAATCCGCCGGTACGACTTCCATTCCTCCGGAATCCGGTCGCTGCCGAGCGAGTTCTGGTTGTCGGTAATTTGCTGCTGGATCTCCAGTCTCCAGTCAGAGTTAAATTTGTCACGGCTGCGCTCGGCTATGCGCATTTGAGCATAGGTAAACATTGGCACCAGCACGAGCAGGATGAGCAGGATGACATAGAAACGTTTCTTTTTAATAATCTTCAGGCACTCATTTCGGATGAGCGGCAGCAGGTTAGTCAATGGCTTCACCTTCCGTTAGCTTCAAGAATAGCTGTTCCAGTGTAGGGTTGATTTTATGCACAGCCCGGACTTCCACCTCTTGTGCAACCAGCACGGCAACAATCTCCGGGATCAGATCCTCGTCCATCGCCGTAACCAGGGAATTCACGCCCATGCCTGCGATGACCGAATCATCCAGAGTAACCTCATCCAGCTCCAGCAGCGCGATATCCGGCCGTATAGCCATGATATCTCTTGCCCGCTGAAGCG
This genomic interval from Paenibacillus sp. FSL H8-0332 contains the following:
- the parE gene encoding DNA topoisomerase IV subunit B, with amino-acid sequence MLEQIDMFAKVSKNGEAARTGYDADDIQVLEGLVAVRKRPGMYIGSTSSSGLHHLVWEIVDNAVDEHLAKFCSKIDITLRKDGSVTVIDNGRGIPTGMHKTGVPTPQVVFTILHAGGKFGGSGYKKSGGLHGVGASVTNALSEWLEVEIYREGKIHRQRFEYWVDKNGKEHVGEPVTGLEILGNTNKTGSKITFKPDIRVFSAGISFNYDTLAERVQEIAFLNSGLRINLSDERSGRQDEFFYEGGASQFVQFLNEGKDVLHDVIHFSSEKDEIEVEIALQYNAGYTETIASFVNSIPTRSGGTHETGFKTAYTRVLNDYARRTQLLKEKDKNLEGNDLREGMMAVISIKMSDVEFVGQTKDQLGSASARSAVDFIVSEKMARFLEENPQVAQSLLKKSIQASKAREAARKARDEIRSGKKRSESSNLGGKLSPAQSKDVTRTEIFIVEGDSAGGSAKQGRDSKIQAILPLKGKPMNPEKAKLLDILKNDEYKAIISAIGAGIGPDFAVEDSNYSKIIIMTDADTDGAHIQVLLLTFFYRYMKPLIDAGKVYIAQPPLYKLTRKSGKLETIRYAWSDEELQNYLKEFGKNFELQRYKGLGEMNPDQLWETTMNPESRTLLQVQIEDAAKAERRVSTLMGDKVDPRKRWIVENVDFTEIVE
- a CDS encoding ABC transporter permease, with amino-acid sequence MTNLLPLIRNECLKIIKKKRFYVILLILLVLVPMFTYAQMRIAERSRDKFNSDWRLEIQQQITDNQNSLGSDRIPEEWKSYRRIFLQQLQYYLDHDVNPNEPSGVTFTREFVNNSVSLFIPLLIMAVASDLVSGERTTGTIKMLLTRPVRRWKVLFSKMAALLMFVSLIVLSVFVISYLISGLAFGYKGFNVPVFTGFQLNGDTVDMSKVHAVEQWKYLLMQGGLIWYVSIVVALLAFMVSVLVRSTAASIVVMMAALIAGTILTNMASAWTAAKYLFMVNMELTTYLAGTPAPIEGMTLGFSMAVLGIWGLVAVIISFAVFTKRDILN